Part of the Nostoc sp. ATCC 53789 genome, GTGGGCATTGCTCACCCTATATTAGTAGTGAGGAGCGTTTACTTCGACAAAGCTCAGTACAAGTATTTTACCAACAACAGAGCAAGCCCTAGCTTGTGCAAGGGTTTGTCAAATGCTGTCAAATCTTTACAAAGATATCCGCTTATTTCGATTTGACGACACAACCGGGCAAGTTTACATCCTGGCTGGAGATGAACTCCAAGTCATTTGGGTGATTTTGAAAATAAATTTTCAGCACAGTGGTAGCGTATACGAGACATTTGCGCTGTAAATCACCTTCAGCCATTGGCTTACCATCCTCATCTGGATACTCAATTGGCATAACGGGGATGTACTCTACTGAGGCTGTCATGGTCAGATACCTCAACTTAACTAGGGCTAGATTCAATAATATCGCTCAAAATCCTATCGCTATGGCTGGGAAGCTAGAGAAATCACAAGGAATTCTAGATTCGACTATATTTATACGTTCTAATGGAGCGACTTGTTATGGTGTAACCCCAAACCGAGAAATGTTCACTTACTCTAGTTGACTGTCCCTTGTCAAATATGCAGCAAGCTCTTCTGAAATAACAAAACGATAAACATCATTATAAGTAATTTCGTAAATCAGTCCGTAATTCTCTAGAATTCGTAATTTGTTTCTCAAATAAGAGTGATCTTCAAAATAGTACGAGAAAACCATATTATTAGGGTCTGAATTGTAAATCCATTTATTGCTTAAAATGACAAATTCACGGATAAATGGATATTCAGACAAGTCATTTTTTATATCTGCTAGAAGCTCTGGAATTAGTTTCTCAACGGACGATAATACAATGTCTGATTGTTTAGGCAACAGAAGGCTGGGCTTAACGACACTCTCACGCGAAACTCTTAACCCTGAAAGTGTCTTCTCGATTTTTTCGAGTGTCCGTACCATTTTTTCAGGATTATCGTTTCCGATGGTAATTAGTGGAAGTGAGCCAACAACTTCAATTGGTGTTTCATAAATATAACGTTTTGCAGAAAGATCGTAGTACTCTACTTCAAGACGAATATCTTTCCCAAATCGCTCTTCTGCTTGAAAAAAAGTTGCTACATCAAAAAAGAAAGGGTTCTGGCGATCAATGAGAGATAGTTTTAACGGAAAAAGTTTTTCATAGCTCTTCATCATTTGAGGTGGAGGCGAGATTGTAATCTTGACATCGACTGCTGGAGCTTCGGTAAGAGCAACAATACCAAGTTGAATAGCTTGTTCTTTTTCTGGTTTAAGTCGAAACAGATGAGTTAATCGCGGTTTTGAAAAGTGCCGTTTAGCCCAAATAGCATCAACAATAAAGTGTTTAGCCTGAACTGTATGGGCACCTGCTCGGATGTAGTAGTGGTTATCTGGAGCCATGTGTGGAGCAAAATAACTCTCATAAATCACAACTAGCAAAACTGCCGAATCAGTTTGGATTGTTCCTCTACCAGATGGATCTTGTATTAGCTTGAGGTCATACTTAGGAACTGGCTCCACTTGACTGATTATTTGATCAACCCAATCGCGTAAATCCTGCCTCCCAATCTTCAGAGGCAACCCCTTATCCGCGTTACCATTACCGTCAACACCACCAACAAAGCAACCGCCTCCAGAATTCGCAAAGCCTGACACTGCACAACTTAGTTTCTTCTTGAGTTCATTGTGTGAAGTATCACTTGACTTAAATTCAAAATTATCATCCTCTGCAATTGGAAGTTGCGTAAGGTCAAAGGTTTCGAGGTTGATTTTAGACATACTGCTAAACAATAATACCAATAACCTCAAACTAACACTCAACAGATTCTTCCATAAATTATTTTTGAAAAAGGTCTATTTGGTTTGTGCTTTTAAAGCATTTACGCTCAAAGTTTACTAACAGTGAAGCCCCAAATTTCCAGACTTTGTGTAACTAACATTAAAAAAGACAGGCTTGTTGCCTGTCCTACAAATAATGATTTAGCAAAGAATTTAGAAATTCATCTCAGCAGCTTGAACTTTCTCAACCTGCTTCTTCTTCAGCACAAGCATAACTTGAGCCAACATTACAAGAGCTGTGAATGCAATCATCCATTTGACTCTAGATGCGTCTTGCAATACGATTTCTGCATCTATTTGACCGAATCCACCGACGTTCGGGTTGCTGGTCAAAGCATCACCAGTCTTAACTGCTTGCCCTTCGGAAACAATCAGGTCTGGACCTAAAGGAACCGTATCAACAACAACATCACCAGATTCAGGTTGGATGTTTACTAGATATTTGACGTTACCATCTCCATCTTCCTCTTTGGCAATCTTGGTAATTGTGCCAGTCGCGGAAGCGTTGTAAACACTATTGTTGCTCTTTTCGCCAGTAGGATAAACTTGTCCGCGTCCCCGATTACCACCTACGTGAACTGAATATTTACCGAAGTGGATGTTTTTGTCGGTTGCGGGGTTGGGAGAAAGAACTGGGAAGATGATTTCCTGATACTGTTCACCAGGTAAAGGGCCGACGATGACGACATTTTCTTTGTCTTCGCTGTAGGGTTGGAAGGCAGTGTCGCCAATTTCTTCTTTAAGTTCCTCAGAAATACGGTCTTCAGGAGCAATCTTAAAGCCTTCAGGTAGCATCAGTA contains:
- the petA gene encoding cytochrome f, which encodes MRNVFRTARLTRSARAIVKTLLIAIATVTFYFTSDLALPQSAAAYPFWAQQTYPETPREPTGRIVCANCHLAAKVTEVEVPQSVLPDTVFKAIVKIPYDLSAQQVGADGSKVGLNVGAVLMLPEGFKIAPEDRISEELKEEIGDTAFQPYSEDKENVVIVGPLPGEQYQEIIFPVLSPNPATDKNIHFGKYSVHVGGNRGRGQVYPTGEKSNNSVYNASATGTITKIAKEEDGDGNVKYLVNIQPESGDVVVDTVPLGPDLIVSEGQAVKTGDALTSNPNVGGFGQIDAEIVLQDASRVKWMIAFTALVMLAQVMLVLKKKQVEKVQAAEMNF
- a CDS encoding ATP-binding protein; translated protein: MSKINLETFDLTQLPIAEDDNFEFKSSDTSHNELKKKLSCAVSGFANSGGGCFVGGVDGNGNADKGLPLKIGRQDLRDWVDQIISQVEPVPKYDLKLIQDPSGRGTIQTDSAVLLVVIYESYFAPHMAPDNHYYIRAGAHTVQAKHFIVDAIWAKRHFSKPRLTHLFRLKPEKEQAIQLGIVALTEAPAVDVKITISPPPQMMKSYEKLFPLKLSLIDRQNPFFFDVATFFQAEERFGKDIRLEVEYYDLSAKRYIYETPIEVVGSLPLITIGNDNPEKMVRTLEKIEKTLSGLRVSRESVVKPSLLLPKQSDIVLSSVEKLIPELLADIKNDLSEYPFIREFVILSNKWIYNSDPNNMVFSYYFEDHSYLRNKLRILENYGLIYEITYNDVYRFVISEELAAYLTRDSQLE